TATCTGGAGAAGCAGGTATGTGTCATCGCATTATTTCTCACTATTGCTGCCACTGACTGGATTATTGCAGGGCATTCGGTCGATGCAAGATCATGGAATTAAGAAACAGGTCATTCCAATTAAGAGAAGGAAGCCAGCCAACAGGAGGAAGAATATGAAGCCTAGAGACAATGAGCATCTTGCGGATGTGCTTGAAAGCTATGATGACAACAAATAAACTAACTATGTTTTAATGCAGCTCTTAGCTTTATTACGTAATGTTAAATTTCTTAGAAAGATAGAAACACAGGCTTTTCTTCAATCAAGCCAAAATTATTCTGTTTCCATGGGTTCAGGAGCCTCTTGTTTTTTCACCTCCTCCACGACAGGTTGACTGACAGGCTTTTGAGCAGCGATCTGGATTTTTGGCATTGCCGAAGGCTGATATACTGcaggaaaaaatgttaatattaaATCTCCATAGCTATGAAAAAGAATTACCAGACGATGACGAGATCTTGATTGTTGGTTTCTGCTGACTGATGATTTTGGTCTTCAATGGAGTTGCAGGCTGAAGTGAAGAAACCATGGTCATTCCTGAGCTAGGAGTTGTCTTTACCGCAATTCCTGATCTTTGTTGCATGCCGCCTCTACCACTTGATGAAATGAGGCTAGAATTGGTCTTTGAAACCTGACCAAaacattccaaatttatttctttggaatcgctttattcaaaattttaccttCTTAGTTGATTGAAGTTTGTAGTTGCAAGAAGATAGGCAAAATCTGTCAGGAGGCAATCGAAGTCCATTCTGCTGCTTCATGGGAGGCAGAGGAATGGAATTTCTGCTCTTGGCCATTTCCATCAGTAGCTGTATGAACGATATTAAAGggaatcaacaaaaaataacaaattcttACATCACGAGGAGGAGCAGATGTATTCACTTTGTCAGTTTGCATCTTAATTGCCATCTTCACATCGTCAAGATCAATAACCTTTTTCTTTGCATGCTGGCAGTACACTCGAGATTCATCAAGAAGACTTGTTGTGTATCCTGAAGTACaaagatgaataattttatccaGAATTTCAGCCCACAGTATTAAGATTCTTACTGTATGTGAACTCAAGGAGCAAATTTACAACTCTAGGTTCGAATTCTGTGATACCGGCTTCTGAGAGCATTGAAATCACAACTTGAGCATCTTTAGGCGTGCGTGTCGCATTCCCTGAAGCAGCCATTATCTGAAATgtaaagataaaattgatattgcaTCGATATATCagattcttaaattatttgaacattaattcaaaaatatcatACACCACTTTTCTTGAACACTACTTTAAGATCAAGAttgattgttatttatttctggTTTCGTTCAAACATGAATATAAGAAGCTGAAACTCACAACTTCGTGCCGGgatcttttctaaaaattcccGCAGCACTCTCCAGTCGTCTAATCTTCGCTGAGAAAAAACCCGTCTGTTTGCAATATTGAAGTTTCTCTGCGGGCGAAATAATCAGAgttggagagagagagtaaacaaaacaaagcaGCAAGCAAACCGGAAATACTTTGCGATAGGCTTCAAGTTGATTGATGTGGGTGTGTCATGCTTTTGCTTGCTTCTCATCATGCTaccaacttaaaatatttaaggttaTAGGTCCATTGAAATTACAagttaacatttatttatttgtaaacaagAATGCCTTTTTAGCttttattaaagattaaaattgaaatgataatTCGTTTTATGGAagactgatttaaaattaagtgatGACAACACCAGCTACTAACCACGCCCACTTGGTTTATTTTGGTTGGGAGGTTGGCGTTACTGACGTGTTTTTCTGTCAGCTGGGTGATGTGGAATACTTCGTGTTTTTGACATTAATAGAATTATTTAAccgctttttaaaattaaaaccaccgTAACAAGTCCACTTCAATTATAGTGTTAAACAATGAATTTCAACGCGTCAGATGCTCGCCAACGTAAGCCAAATTTGCCTTTTCAAAATCTGGACACCGATGACGACGACCGCAAAAGTACATACATGGCTCAAAATGATAGAAATTCTCTTACCTATTTTATgtattatcataattattactattagttatttaaatttttttgcgtaGATTTTGCGTATTTTAGTTCGAATCATAACGTTGcacttaaaattaacaaacttGGCGAGTTTCTCCCGACTAACACTAACTTGTCGAAACGTTTTAAGTTCACTCTGCATCAAgtctgattttaattgttttcataaTAGTATGTTGTTAAAAACGTAAACTTGTATGTATATACGTAGTTTTGCACCGGTATGACTATTTTCTTGTGCCTATGATATTTTTGAGTGCGTTGTTGAAGGTGTTGCAagccagaaaataaaataatttgattgaaatttaaccaatttttaacCTCCGTCCTTTGTCTAGCTccgagaaaaatgaaacatggTCCCCAGCACCAACCTACACCTCCCCCTCAGCAAATGCCTCAACCTTACTACGGGGCTGGGTACGGAAATCCAAACGCATCGTTCAACCCGAATAACTACATGGGCATGGGCTACCCGCAGGGGCCGCAGGATGGAGGAGTGTACGGTGCTCAGCAAAACCTACCATACCAACCAATGCCTCAACCCCAA
The nucleotide sequence above comes from Cloeon dipterum chromosome X, ieCloDipt1.1, whole genome shotgun sequence. Encoded proteins:
- the Taf9 gene encoding transcription initiation factor TFIID subunit 9, producing MAASGNATRTPKDAQVVISMLSEAGITEFEPRVVNLLLEFTYRYTTSLLDESRVYCQHAKKKVIDLDDVKMAIKMQTDKVNTSAPPRDLLMEMAKSRNSIPLPPMKQQNGLRLPPDRFCLSSCNYKLQSTKKVSKTNSSLISSSGRGGMQQRSGIAVKTTPSSGMTMVSSLQPATPLKTKIISQQKPTIKISSSSVYQPSAMPKIQIAAQKPVSQPVVEEVKKQEAPEPMETE